One region of Bifidobacteriaceae bacterium genomic DNA includes:
- a CDS encoding endonuclease/exonuclease/phosphatase family protein encodes MTSPTPSSPATMTLRVLTWNVEGHAGDDSRQNALRDAIKSADPDLVSLQEVHRDDKYDQLGHLLSATDLTGVHDSDVIQGASAGTALASRWRPNRVVGTMLPGDPTMPAPNALAAVIPLPIGVNILFVAVKPYWPLNGEALRCRDALAIADLESTLRQDAPSIIAGDFDAMPDSDCMQFFAGRRVLDGRSVHYLNAWDVAGDGGPGHTWTTENPRVAAFVESGLIEPVHHRRIDHILVHGPEGHAITWGSDSLRVSQPVRAVATSCQVVFKAQPASDHYGVLAEIELTRIGA; translated from the coding sequence ATGACTTCGCCAACACCAAGCTCACCCGCCACCATGACCCTGCGGGTGCTCACCTGGAATGTGGAAGGACACGCCGGCGACGATTCGCGGCAGAACGCGCTGAGGGACGCAATCAAGTCGGCTGACCCGGACCTGGTCTCGCTCCAGGAAGTCCACCGAGACGACAAGTACGACCAGTTGGGACACTTGCTCAGCGCGACCGACTTGACGGGTGTACATGATTCGGATGTCATCCAAGGCGCCTCGGCAGGCACGGCCCTCGCGAGCCGCTGGCGACCGAACCGCGTGGTCGGGACAATGCTCCCAGGCGACCCGACCATGCCGGCGCCCAACGCTTTGGCCGCCGTGATCCCCTTGCCGATTGGCGTGAACATTCTGTTCGTGGCCGTCAAGCCATACTGGCCGTTGAACGGCGAAGCCTTGCGGTGCCGCGATGCGCTCGCAATCGCCGACTTGGAGTCGACGCTGCGCCAAGACGCCCCCTCAATAATCGCCGGGGACTTCGACGCGATGCCGGACAGCGACTGCATGCAGTTTTTCGCTGGACGCAGAGTGTTGGATGGGCGCAGCGTTCACTATCTGAACGCCTGGGACGTGGCCGGGGATGGCGGTCCGGGCCACACTTGGACCACCGAGAACCCGCGCGTCGCCGCGTTCGTCGAGTCGGGGTTGATTGAACCGGTCCACCACCGGCGGATTGACCACATATTGGTTCACGGCCCGGAAGGGCATGCCATAACGTGGGGCTCAGACTCTCTGCGGGTGAGCCAGCCAGTTCGCGCCGTCGCCACCTCCTGTCAGGTGGTGTTCAAAGCCCAACCAGCCAGCGACCACTACGGCGTGCTTGCGGAAATCGAACTGACAAGGATCGGAGCGTGA